A single window of Vigna unguiculata cultivar IT97K-499-35 chromosome 1, ASM411807v1, whole genome shotgun sequence DNA harbors:
- the LOC114165083 gene encoding dnaJ homolog subfamily B member 7-like, giving the protein MSNDAVCFYSVLGIGKHSSDGEIRCAYRKMALKWHPDRWSKDPKFAPEAKKRFQHVQEAYSVLSNTGKRRIYDAGLFGLIGEDDDEGFVDFMQEMILMMQNERPKDEKGTTEDLQGLLRDMMMKENEGIGESGFSCNSSPCPTKRTRIS; this is encoded by the exons ATGTCAAACGACGCCGTTTGCTTCTATTCGGTGCTTGGGATTGGCAAACATTCGAGCGATGGTGAAATTCGATGCGCTTATCGGAAGATGGCTCTG AAGTGGCATCCTGATAGATGGAGCAAGGACCCAAAGTTTGCACCGGAGGCAAAAAAACGGTTTCAGCACGTTCAAGAGGCTTATTCAG TTTTGTCCAACACAGGGAAGAGAAGGATATATGATGCTGGTTTGTTTGGTCTAATTGGAGAGGATGATGATGAG GGATTTGTTGATTTCATGCAAGAAATGATCTTGATGATGCAGAATGAAAGACCCAAG GATGAGAAAGGAACAACGGAGGATCTACAAGGACTGTTAAGGGATATGATGATGAAAGAAAATGAAGGGATAGGGGAGTCTGGGTTTAGCTGTAATTCATCTCCATGTCCTACAAAGAGGACGCGTATTTCATGA
- the LOC114162678 gene encoding probable polygalacturonase: MQLFLHWIQNFVASLQFQLAAAQAHMKELVAVLFLVAICAAVESNGEDNGGPCKQNALNARPHSVSILEFGAVGDGITLNTVAFQNAIFYLKSFADKGGAQLYVPSGTWLTGSFNLTSHLTLFLERGATIIASQDCSHWDVVDSLPSYGRGIGRYRSLIYGQNLSDVVVTGDNGTIDGQGSVWWELFSSHSLNYSRPNLIEFVDSVDVIISNLTFVDSPAWGIHPVYCSNVQIQNITSRAPAESPYTSGIVPDSSKDVCIENSNISSGHDAIVLKSGWDQYGIAYGKPTSSVQISNVYLQSSSGAGLAFGSEMSGGISDVIAEKLHILNSPIGIELKTTRGRGGYMKGILISDAELENIHLGISMTGYSGFHPDDKYDTSALPVVDSITFKNVMGANIDVAGNFSGIFESPFSTICLSNVTFSLSYELSPSWFCSNVIGFSEEVIPEPCPDLQSSYSKFSFSCFPSLYPHSSSNISGSLDQEL; this comes from the exons ATGCAACTGTTCTTGCACTGGATTCAGAACTTCGTGGCCTCATTGCAGTTTCAACTTGCTGCTGCTCAAGCACACATGAAGGAGCTA GTGGCAGTGCTTTTCCTTGTGGCAATATGTGCTGCTGTGGAAAGCAACGGAGAAGACAACGGTGGACCATGTAAACAGAATGCGTTGAATGCGAGGCCTCACAGTGTGTCGATCTTAGAGTTTGGGGCTGTTGGAGATGGAATAACACTGAACACCGTTGCGTTCCAAAACGCAATATTTTATCTCAAGTCATTTGCTGACAAAGGGGGTGCCCAACTATATGTTCCATCTGGTACATGGCTTACTGGGAGTTTTAACCTCACCAGTCACCTCACTCTGTTCCTTGAGAGAGGTGCTACCATCATTGCATCTCAG GATTGTTCTCATTGGGATGTTGTGGATTCGCTCCCTTCTTATGGTAGAGGAATTGGGAGATATCGCAGTTTAATATACGGACAGAATTTAAGCGATGTGGTGGTTACTG GTGATAATGGAACAATAGACGGGCAAGGTTCTGTCTGGTGGGAGCTGTTCAGTTCTCATTCCTTAAACTACAGTCGACCAAATCTTATAGAATTTGTTGATTCTGTTGATGTCATAATTTCCAATTTGACTTTTGTAGACTCTCCAGCTTGGGGCATCCATCCGGTATATTGCAG TAACGTTCAAATTCAGAACATTACTTCTCGTGCACCTGCCGAATCCCCTTACACAAGTGGCATAGTTCCAG ATTCTTCTAAGGATGTTTGCATCGAGAACAGTAACATTAGCTCTGGTCATGATGCAATTGTGTTGAAGAGTGGTTGGGATCAGTATGGAATTGCCTATGGAAAACCAACCTCGAGTGTTCAAATCAGCAATGTTTACCTACAATCATCGTCAGGTGCTGGCTTGGCTTTTGGGAGTGAGATGTCAGGGGGAATATCAGATGTTATTGCAGAAAAGCTTCATATACTTAACTCGCCTATAGGCATTGAACTGAAAACAACTAGGGGCAGAGGTGGCTATATGAAAGGCATCCTCATTTCTGATGCAGAATTGGAAAATATTCATTTGGGAATAAGCATGACAGGATACTCCGGTTTCCATCCAGACGACAAGTATGACACAAGTGCACTTCCAGTTGTTGATAGCATTACTTTCAAGAATGTGATGGGTGCAAATATTGATGTTGCGGGGAATTTTTCAGGAATATTTGAATCACCATTCTCAACAATCTGTCTTTCAAACGTGACTTTTTCTCTCAGTTATGAGCTATCCCCTTCATGGTTCTGTTCTAATGTGATTGGTTTCTCCGAGGAGGTGATTCCTGAGCCATGTCCCGATCTCCAGAGCTCGTATTCCAAGTtctccttttcttgctttcCTTCCCTATATCCACACTCTAGTAGTAATATCTCAGGCTCTTTAGACCAAGAACTATAG